One genomic segment of Paenibacillus sp. FSL H8-0332 includes these proteins:
- a CDS encoding HAMP domain-containing sensor histidine kinase, producing the protein MNKRARGFRARLVQLLGVSMLLSAGLTYGIFKLLQLYYSGVKLEDPEAEVRRFIYKLGDFNVSLMLFIPLMLIFFFKFTKPYIRYLNEISSGIHHLANGEFQNQVKIASRDEFSAIAEDLNAAGAKLLTAVQRGDFAESSKDQLVVNLAHDLRTPLTSVLGYLDLILKEEKLPMETIRHYATIAFTKSQRLEKLIDGLFEITRMNYGTLPMVKTHLDIGELLRQLNEELYPVFERNGLTSRLNITPGLSVYGDGDLLVRVLGNLLTNAARYGQEGVYVDINSRPDSGAVAVEVINYGNPIPPEEQVHIFEMYYSGDRARTHQEGGTGLGLFIARNIVEQHEGTLSVESNEIRTRFEMRLPQA; encoded by the coding sequence ATGAATAAGCGGGCCCGGGGCTTCCGAGCCAGATTAGTCCAGTTACTGGGGGTAAGCATGCTGCTCTCAGCCGGTCTGACCTATGGGATCTTCAAGCTGCTTCAGCTCTACTACTCCGGGGTGAAGTTGGAGGACCCGGAGGCGGAAGTGCGCCGGTTCATCTACAAGCTCGGGGACTTCAACGTATCTCTGATGCTGTTCATTCCGCTCATGCTGATCTTCTTTTTCAAGTTCACCAAGCCTTATATCCGTTATCTTAACGAGATCTCCAGCGGGATTCATCATCTGGCTAACGGGGAATTTCAGAATCAGGTGAAGATTGCCTCAAGGGATGAGTTCAGTGCGATTGCCGAGGATCTGAATGCGGCAGGGGCTAAGCTGCTGACAGCGGTGCAAAGAGGCGATTTCGCTGAGAGCAGCAAAGACCAGCTGGTCGTTAATCTGGCCCATGATCTGCGTACGCCGCTTACCTCTGTGCTTGGCTATCTGGATCTGATTCTTAAGGAGGAGAAGCTGCCGATGGAGACGATCAGACACTACGCAACCATTGCCTTCACCAAGTCCCAGCGGCTGGAGAAGCTGATCGACGGACTGTTCGAGATCACCAGGATGAACTATGGCACACTGCCTATGGTGAAGACGCACCTGGATATCGGCGAGCTGCTCCGGCAATTGAACGAGGAGCTATACCCGGTATTTGAGCGGAACGGTCTGACCTCCCGGCTGAATATTACCCCCGGCTTAAGTGTCTATGGGGATGGTGATCTGCTGGTAAGGGTCTTAGGAAATCTGCTTACTAATGCCGCCCGCTATGGGCAGGAAGGCGTATATGTGGATATTAACAGCCGTCCTGATTCAGGTGCAGTAGCGGTTGAGGTGATCAATTACGGGAATCCCATTCCGCCGGAGGAGCAGGTGCATATCTTCGAGATGTATTATTCCGGGGACCGGGCGCGGACTCATCAGGAGGGCGGCACGGGTCTGGGTCTGTTCATTGCACGGAACATCGTAGAGCAGCATGAGGGAACTCTGTCTGTGGAGAGTAACGAGATACGGACAAGATTCGAGATGCGGCTGCCGCAAGCGTAA